One genomic window of Methanosarcina acetivorans C2A includes the following:
- a CDS encoding DUF134 domain-containing protein — protein MKKCRGRPKCPRRVEQTPDITYFKPRGVPLSDLEVVSLTVEELEALRLVDIEGLRQEDAASRVGISRRAFWEDLKSARMKVAIALSKGKAIEIKGGNYIRAESSDINEDADT, from the coding sequence ATGAAAAAATGCAGAGGAAGGCCAAAATGTCCGAGGCGCGTTGAGCAAACCCCTGATATCACATATTTCAAGCCCCGAGGGGTCCCGCTATCAGACCTTGAGGTGGTGTCCCTCACAGTAGAAGAGCTTGAAGCCCTCAGACTTGTAGACATTGAGGGGCTGAGGCAGGAAGACGCAGCTAGCAGGGTAGGAATATCAAGGAGAGCTTTCTGGGAGGATCTAAAATCCGCCAGAATGAAAGTAGCCATTGCCCTGAGCAAAGGAAAAGCCATAGAAATAAAAGGCGGTAACTATATCAGAGCTGAGAGCTCTGACATTAATGAAGATGCTGATACGTAA
- a CDS encoding Mrp/NBP35 family ATP-binding protein gives MTDKVQPLESLSKKPEEPKIVVNLRRIKRKIMVMSGKGGVGKSTIAANLAVGLALRGYRVGLLDCDIHGPTIPTIFGLESARPEVSEEGILPIQVLPNLSIMSIGFLLENKDSPIIWRGPAKMGAIKQFLEEVYWGALDFLIIDLPPGTGDEPLSVAQLIPNCDGSVLVTTPQDVALISVRKSITFSEKLNVPVIGLVDNMHGLICPHCDKPIDVFGSGGVEKASEDFNIPILARLPIEPKVAEMEDKGTIIQDQLKHGTEWQKSFEKVVDAVQETLKEE, from the coding sequence ATGACAGATAAGGTTCAACCACTAGAAAGCTTATCGAAAAAGCCCGAGGAACCAAAAATCGTAGTCAACCTCCGGCGCATCAAACGTAAGATTATGGTAATGAGCGGGAAAGGCGGAGTAGGGAAAAGTACAATTGCCGCAAATCTCGCTGTCGGGCTTGCCCTCCGCGGGTACAGAGTAGGTCTTCTGGACTGTGACATCCACGGCCCGACTATTCCTACCATCTTCGGGCTGGAGTCTGCAAGACCTGAAGTAAGCGAAGAAGGAATTCTCCCGATTCAGGTGCTTCCCAATCTCTCAATAATGTCGATTGGTTTTTTGCTTGAAAACAAAGACTCACCTATAATCTGGAGGGGACCTGCCAAAATGGGAGCAATCAAGCAGTTTCTGGAAGAAGTTTACTGGGGAGCACTTGACTTTCTGATTATTGACCTCCCCCCCGGAACTGGAGACGAACCCCTGAGTGTTGCCCAGCTTATCCCCAACTGTGACGGTTCCGTACTGGTTACAACCCCTCAGGACGTAGCCCTCATCAGTGTCCGGAAATCAATCACATTCTCGGAAAAACTGAACGTACCTGTAATAGGACTTGTGGACAATATGCACGGGCTTATCTGCCCTCACTGCGATAAGCCTATAGACGTATTCGGAAGCGGAGGCGTTGAAAAAGCTTCAGAAGACTTCAATATCCCCATTCTTGCCAGACTGCCCATAGAGCCCAAAGTCGCAGAAATGGAAGACAAGGGGACGATCATTCAGGACCAACTCAAACACGGCACAGAGTGGCAGAAGAGCTTCGAAAAAGTTGTGGATGCGGTTCAGGAGACTTTGAAGGAAGAATAA
- a CDS encoding ABC transporter substrate-binding protein: MIASVFFSGCADSDSNTGEASLLNDSEEAGGNMSSAKDGNLRAVMIFGPDESLDPGYKWVGWYVREAGIYETLFAYDADMNLVPELAESYESLNDTAWQINLRSDVKFHDGTPFNAEAVVFSINRVLDPDNTRHTEYDFIESVSAKDDMTVIIRTKEPYAPTIASLSDPLISIVSPEAEDLTHKPVGTGPFKFENYEEGLRLSVLRNEDYWGGDVKLESATIDYVSDPLTRSLKLQADDCDLVRGIPATESGIINENPDLEVLSKETLRLCFMYVNTNKEPLDDLRVRQALNYAINRDQVVSAALEGEGVTAKGVFPSTLPWSANEKLEGYDYSPEKAKEMLSEAGITDTDGDGWLEYEGKPFELTIRTYEKRAELKPTAEVIASHFGKIGIKTEVIVLETGALSADTSDGNYDLSLYAWGVAPAGDPDYFLSYHFESSGEQAGWTGYSNSEVDEWIKEARESTSPEERQEYYDLIQARVLADSPEIFVFYYTELDGINKRVKGYEIYPNEISFITKDIYIEE, translated from the coding sequence GTGATAGCATCGGTATTCTTTTCCGGATGTGCAGATTCCGATTCCAACACTGGTGAAGCGTCTTTGCTCAATGATTCTGAAGAGGCTGGAGGAAACATGTCCTCCGCAAAGGATGGAAACCTTCGAGCCGTTATGATATTCGGACCGGATGAATCCCTTGACCCCGGTTACAAATGGGTAGGCTGGTATGTCCGGGAAGCCGGAATATATGAGACTCTTTTTGCCTATGATGCCGATATGAACCTCGTGCCTGAACTTGCGGAAAGTTATGAAAGTCTCAATGATACCGCCTGGCAAATTAACCTGAGGTCAGATGTAAAGTTCCATGACGGGACGCCTTTCAATGCCGAAGCAGTGGTATTTTCGATAAACCGGGTCCTTGACCCTGATAACACCAGGCATACAGAGTACGATTTTATCGAATCAGTATCAGCTAAAGACGATATGACGGTTATCATCAGGACAAAAGAACCATATGCACCGACCATTGCAAGCCTTTCCGACCCCCTGATTTCAATAGTAAGCCCGGAAGCAGAAGATCTTACCCATAAACCCGTAGGGACTGGACCTTTTAAGTTCGAAAATTACGAAGAAGGCCTCAGACTATCTGTTTTGCGAAACGAGGACTACTGGGGAGGAGATGTTAAGCTTGAAAGTGCGACGATCGACTACGTTTCCGATCCTCTTACAAGGTCATTAAAACTACAGGCAGATGACTGTGACCTCGTCCGGGGCATCCCGGCCACAGAATCGGGCATTATCAACGAAAACCCCGACCTTGAAGTCCTCAGTAAGGAAACCCTGAGGCTCTGCTTTATGTATGTAAACACAAACAAAGAGCCCCTTGACGACCTGAGGGTCAGACAGGCTCTGAATTATGCGATCAACCGTGACCAGGTCGTAAGCGCTGCTCTCGAAGGGGAAGGAGTAACTGCAAAAGGAGTGTTCCCGTCAACTCTGCCCTGGTCAGCCAATGAAAAACTCGAAGGCTACGATTATTCCCCCGAAAAAGCAAAAGAAATGCTTTCAGAGGCAGGAATTACCGATACTGACGGAGACGGCTGGCTTGAATACGAAGGGAAGCCTTTCGAACTTACCATTCGCACCTATGAAAAAAGAGCCGAACTCAAACCCACAGCTGAAGTTATAGCTTCCCATTTTGGGAAAATAGGGATCAAAACCGAGGTAATTGTCCTTGAAACAGGAGCTTTGAGTGCGGATACAAGCGATGGGAACTATGACCTTTCCCTTTATGCCTGGGGTGTTGCCCCTGCCGGAGACCCTGACTATTTCCTCTCCTACCATTTCGAGTCTTCCGGAGAACAGGCAGGATGGACAGGGTACTCTAACAGCGAGGTTGACGAATGGATCAAAGAAGCCAGGGAAAGCACAAGCCCTGAGGAGAGACAGGAATACTACGACCTGATCCAGGCCCGGGTGCTTGCAGACTCTCCGGAAATATTCGTATTCTATTATACGGAACTTGACGGAATAAACAAACGGGTAAAAGGATATGAGATTTACCCGAATGAGATTTCCTTCATTACAAAGGACATCTACATTGAAGAATGA
- a CDS encoding methyltransferase domain-containing protein, translated as MDCKKVIADYWNLRSSTYTNGENGFDAEERIIWRRMLENFLPPGQRLKVLDVGTGPGFLALLFAEMGHEVTAVDISMGMLEKARNNAKTLGVKVDLFHGDAEKLPFEDCYFDLVVNKYLLWTLPQPEIAVQEWMRVLKPGGRVFAIDGNWFNPRPDKKVKRWITGVVNPDMNKNPSRSFFNEFYGPIRKALPLYEDISPENVSVVFSKMGFENTAVNPLQEAQKFKKSKLPFIQRFLRDTPIFLITGQKATE; from the coding sequence ATGGACTGCAAGAAAGTTATCGCTGATTACTGGAACCTCAGGTCTTCCACATATACAAACGGAGAGAACGGCTTTGATGCAGAAGAGAGGATTATCTGGAGGCGAATGCTTGAAAATTTCTTGCCTCCCGGACAAAGGTTAAAGGTACTGGATGTAGGGACCGGGCCTGGTTTTCTTGCGCTTCTCTTTGCTGAAATGGGACATGAAGTGACAGCCGTAGATATCTCCATGGGCATGCTTGAAAAAGCACGGAATAACGCAAAGACCCTGGGTGTCAAGGTTGACTTATTTCATGGAGATGCGGAAAAATTGCCATTTGAAGACTGCTATTTTGACCTGGTCGTAAACAAATATCTGCTCTGGACCCTCCCTCAACCGGAAATAGCAGTCCAGGAGTGGATGCGTGTCCTCAAACCGGGAGGCAGGGTCTTTGCTATCGACGGCAACTGGTTTAACCCCCGCCCGGACAAGAAGGTCAAGCGCTGGATTACCGGCGTGGTGAACCCCGACATGAACAAAAATCCCTCCAGATCATTTTTCAATGAATTTTACGGGCCGATCCGAAAAGCTCTCCCTCTTTACGAGGACATAAGCCCGGAAAATGTCTCAGTTGTCTTTTCCAAAATGGGTTTTGAAAACACTGCAGTAAATCCCCTTCAGGAAGCGCAGAAATTTAAGAAAAGCAAGCTTCCATTCATCCAAAGATTTCTCAGGGATACCCCCATCTTCCTGATTACGGGACAAAAGGCAACTGAATAA
- a CDS encoding epoxyqueuosine reductase translates to MTNDVELTDDNELTNDNELTNDDITSEVIHYLDENGVSVAGVAGFCSLDSNPYPDLQKAVVYGVALDPDFLRELINGPDSGYSAECTRANGKLRELGTKLVSYLEEKGFEAVSLGPTTENFDREKLAVDFPHKTAATRAGLGWVGKCDLLVTEKFGSALRLNTVFTNAPLRPGTPVKRSFCGECTRCAEACPAGAISGKEWYPGRYRDEFLDIRACYEECTKNFKKSGVKNSICGICIAACPWTLKYLKKMSSVQGAID, encoded by the coding sequence TTGACAAATGATGTTGAATTGACGGATGATAATGAATTGACGAATGATAATGAATTGACGAATGATGATATTACCTCCGAAGTCATACATTATCTTGATGAAAACGGGGTTTCCGTAGCAGGGGTTGCAGGTTTTTGTTCTCTGGATTCGAATCCTTATCCGGACCTGCAGAAGGCGGTAGTTTACGGGGTTGCACTGGACCCCGATTTTCTCAGGGAACTCATCAATGGGCCTGATTCTGGTTATTCTGCCGAATGCACACGAGCCAACGGGAAACTGAGGGAATTGGGCACAAAGCTTGTAAGCTATCTGGAAGAGAAGGGATTTGAGGCAGTTTCCCTTGGTCCTACCACGGAAAATTTTGATAGGGAAAAATTAGCCGTGGATTTTCCCCACAAAACTGCGGCCACAAGGGCGGGCCTGGGCTGGGTAGGCAAATGTGACCTCCTTGTTACAGAGAAGTTTGGTTCGGCTCTTCGCTTAAACACGGTCTTTACCAATGCTCCTCTCAGACCCGGTACACCTGTAAAACGCTCTTTTTGTGGGGAATGTACTCGCTGTGCGGAAGCATGCCCGGCAGGTGCCATCTCGGGAAAAGAATGGTATCCGGGGCGTTACAGGGACGAGTTTCTGGACATAAGAGCATGCTATGAGGAATGTACGAAAAATTTCAAAAAAAGTGGCGTGAAAAACTCTATATGTGGGATCTGTATTGCTGCCTGTCCCTGGACTCTGAAATACCTGAAAAAGATGTCTTCCGTGCAGGGAGCTATTGATTGA
- the nikB gene encoding nickel ABC transporter permease codes for MLTHILRKIVFMAPVFLFISIVSFSLIYVTPGDPAEIILTSSSGGADPAAVEEFRIKEGFDKPLYVQYLNWLGDVLHGELGYSYMSERPVSEAILQAFSATLKLAIASFLVSLVISIPAGILAALKRDTWIDDLSRLFALLGVSMPNFWQGYLMILVFAVFLRILPAGGFGENGDFLHLILPMLTLGTSSAAITMRLTRSSFLEVLQEDYIYAARAKGLSEKVVIGKHALKNAMIPVITMAGLNFGYLLNGSAVVETVFAWPGLGNLIVNSIYNRDYPMIQGTLLFVAVLFVTINLLVDLSYSYLDPRIRDEIQD; via the coding sequence ATACTAACACACATATTAAGAAAGATAGTGTTTATGGCACCTGTATTTCTTTTCATTTCTATTGTCAGTTTTTCTTTAATATATGTAACCCCCGGAGACCCTGCAGAAATCATCCTGACAAGCTCCTCTGGAGGGGCTGACCCTGCCGCGGTGGAAGAATTCAGGATCAAAGAAGGTTTTGATAAGCCCCTGTACGTGCAGTATCTCAACTGGCTTGGAGATGTGTTGCATGGTGAACTTGGTTATTCATATATGAGCGAACGCCCGGTCTCAGAGGCAATCCTGCAGGCCTTTTCCGCAACTCTCAAGCTTGCCATTGCAAGTTTCCTGGTCTCGCTTGTGATCTCGATTCCAGCAGGCATCCTTGCAGCTTTGAAGCGGGATACCTGGATTGATGACCTGAGCAGGCTTTTTGCCCTCCTTGGGGTTTCTATGCCAAATTTCTGGCAGGGTTATCTTATGATACTGGTTTTTGCCGTATTCCTACGCATTCTTCCTGCGGGAGGGTTCGGAGAAAACGGAGACTTTTTACATCTTATCCTGCCCATGCTGACTCTCGGGACAAGTTCCGCAGCTATTACAATGCGCCTGACGAGATCCAGCTTCCTTGAGGTACTCCAGGAAGACTACATCTATGCAGCCAGAGCAAAAGGGCTTTCGGAAAAGGTTGTGATTGGAAAGCATGCCCTTAAAAACGCCATGATCCCCGTAATAACCATGGCGGGTCTGAATTTCGGATACCTACTAAACGGTTCTGCAGTGGTCGAAACCGTATTTGCCTGGCCAGGGCTCGGAAATCTTATTGTCAATTCGATCTACAACAGGGACTATCCCATGATCCAGGGAACCCTTCTCTTTGTAGCTGTTCTCTTTGTAACAATAAACCTGCTTGTTGACCTTTCTTACAGTTATCTTGACCCGAGGATTCGAGATGAAATACAGGATTAA
- a CDS encoding ABC transporter permease, translated as MKYRIKNRSLLAGIIILSFLTFIALFAAWLAPHDPEAIDLDLRLTPPNSEYPFGTDHLGRCVLSRVLFASRISLMIGISVVTLSLFTGIVVGTTAGYIGGLADEVLMRFVDGVLAFPSMFLALAIVGLFGGGLANMVLALVLIEWTGYARVVRASVLTVKSREFVTAAKGFGGNNLYVIVRHVLPHASSPLLVMGTLGMGYVILASAGLSFLGFGVQTLPEWGAMLNEGRYFLRTAPYLMIFPGISIMLTVLGFNFLGDGLRDLLDPKSKQKQDSL; from the coding sequence ATGAAATACAGGATTAAAAACAGGAGCTTGCTTGCCGGGATCATAATCCTCAGTTTCCTCACCTTTATAGCCCTTTTTGCAGCCTGGCTTGCCCCTCATGACCCGGAAGCAATAGACCTGGACCTGAGGCTGACTCCGCCAAACTCCGAGTATCCCTTCGGCACCGATCATCTGGGGAGGTGCGTGCTGAGCAGAGTACTGTTTGCGAGCCGCATATCTCTTATGATAGGGATTTCAGTCGTGACGCTGTCCCTTTTTACAGGGATAGTCGTCGGCACCACTGCTGGTTACATAGGCGGGCTCGCAGATGAAGTCCTTATGCGATTTGTAGACGGAGTTCTGGCTTTTCCGAGCATGTTTCTAGCCCTGGCGATCGTGGGACTTTTCGGGGGAGGACTTGCCAACATGGTACTGGCCCTTGTCCTGATAGAGTGGACAGGCTATGCAAGAGTGGTCAGAGCGTCGGTACTTACGGTTAAAAGCCGGGAATTCGTCACGGCAGCCAAAGGGTTTGGGGGAAACAATCTGTACGTGATCGTTCGTCATGTTCTTCCTCATGCCTCATCCCCTCTCCTTGTTATGGGAACCCTTGGGATGGGATATGTGATCCTCGCATCTGCAGGCCTAAGTTTTCTCGGGTTTGGAGTGCAAACCCTTCCGGAATGGGGAGCCATGCTTAATGAAGGCAGGTATTTTCTCCGCACCGCCCCATACCTTATGATCTTTCCGGGAATTTCGATAATGCTTACCGTCCTCGGGTTTAATTTCCTGGGAGACGGGCTCAGGGACTTGCTTGATCCGAAATCAAAGCAGAAGCAGGACTCATTATGA
- a CDS encoding ABC transporter ATP-binding protein — MTRNLITPDPGSGNGSPPLLEIWNLKVHFPDDAGPVRAVDSIDLTVREKECFGIIGESGSGKTVLCLAILGLLPGDASFSGEITFKGENLFSMPSREIRKIRGKEIGAIFQNPATSLDPVFTIGDQLSEALSRGEGFSKAEVNTNLIHLLNRVSIQDPALRIRQYPHELSGGLRQRVMIAMGIAAEPSLIIADEPSSGLDLRIKRRIISLLQDISQNATMFIVTHDLELAEKLFETLAVMYAGEIVEISGCKEFFKAPMHPFSEGLLNSLPSRGMQPIPGSSPSLTALPEGCRFFPRCRYAMEICKNKHPELFSLTGERQVRCFKYA; from the coding sequence ATGACGCGAAATCTTATCACCCCTGATCCCGGGTCCGGGAATGGTTCTCCACCCCTGCTTGAGATCTGGAATTTGAAAGTTCATTTCCCTGACGATGCCGGCCCTGTAAGAGCCGTTGACAGTATTGACCTTACAGTCAGGGAGAAGGAATGCTTTGGAATAATAGGAGAGTCCGGCTCGGGAAAAACGGTGCTTTGCCTGGCGATTCTGGGTCTTCTGCCCGGAGATGCGTCATTTTCAGGAGAGATCACATTTAAAGGAGAAAACCTTTTTTCGATGCCTTCCCGGGAGATCAGGAAAATACGCGGAAAGGAAATCGGAGCAATATTTCAAAACCCGGCAACTTCCCTTGACCCTGTATTTACAATAGGAGATCAGCTTTCGGAAGCCCTGAGCAGAGGCGAAGGCTTTTCGAAAGCTGAGGTAAACACAAATTTAATTCATCTCCTGAATAGAGTCAGCATCCAAGACCCTGCCCTTCGGATCAGGCAGTACCCCCACGAACTGAGCGGGGGCCTGAGGCAAAGGGTGATGATTGCCATGGGAATTGCTGCCGAACCCTCACTTATCATTGCGGACGAACCCAGTAGCGGGCTGGATCTCAGGATAAAGCGAAGAATCATATCTCTCCTGCAGGATATAAGTCAGAATGCGACAATGTTTATCGTCACACATGATCTGGAGCTTGCAGAAAAGCTCTTTGAGACCCTTGCTGTGATGTATGCAGGAGAAATTGTAGAAATTTCAGGCTGCAAAGAATTTTTCAAGGCTCCGATGCACCCTTTTTCGGAAGGGCTTCTGAATTCGCTTCCTTCCAGGGGGATGCAGCCGATCCCGGGGTCAAGCCCTTCCTTGACTGCCCTCCCGGAGGGGTGCAGGTTTTTCCCCCGGTGCAGGTATGCAATGGAGATTTGCAAAAACAAGCACCCGGAACTATTTTCCTTAACGGGAGAACGTCAGGTGAGGTGTTTTAAGTATGCTTGA
- a CDS encoding ABC transporter ATP-binding protein, translated as MLEVRGLKKYFSSGIFKKEVIKAVDDVSFEVRKGETLGLVGESGCGKSTVGKCILRFEQPDSGTIFFEGKELTGLPRKEFLKVQPRMQMIFQDPYSSLDPKMMIKSSISEPLRLQGVKKKATYAEVPLLLKSVGLSPEHANRYPHQLSGGQNQRVSIARALSLKPNVLIADEITASLDVSVQAQILHLIKNLKKELSLSMLFISHDLEVVRHMCDRAAVMYAGKILEIGAVEEVFSRPQHPYSRQLLSEPIRDMKAKEIWKPDFEAKTDITSGFEGCVFYGECPYADPECRAEKPEMLQTGQDHYILCKKLTK; from the coding sequence ATGCTTGAAGTCCGGGGGCTGAAAAAATATTTTTCTTCAGGGATTTTCAAAAAAGAGGTTATAAAGGCAGTAGATGACGTTTCATTTGAAGTCCGGAAAGGGGAAACCCTCGGGCTTGTGGGAGAAAGCGGGTGCGGAAAAAGCACTGTTGGAAAGTGCATCCTTCGTTTTGAGCAGCCGGACTCCGGGACCATATTTTTTGAAGGGAAGGAGCTGACAGGACTCCCCAGAAAAGAGTTTTTGAAAGTGCAGCCCAGGATGCAGATGATCTTCCAGGACCCCTATTCATCCCTTGACCCAAAAATGATGATAAAATCAAGCATTTCCGAGCCCCTCAGGCTTCAGGGAGTTAAAAAAAAAGCAACTTATGCCGAAGTTCCCCTCCTTCTGAAATCGGTAGGGCTTTCCCCGGAACATGCAAACCGATATCCTCACCAGTTGAGCGGGGGGCAAAACCAGAGAGTTTCCATAGCAAGGGCTCTGTCACTGAAACCGAATGTCCTGATTGCGGATGAGATTACAGCTTCCCTGGACGTGTCAGTACAGGCACAGATCCTGCATCTAATAAAGAACCTCAAAAAGGAACTTTCCCTGAGTATGCTTTTTATTTCTCACGACCTCGAAGTTGTAAGGCATATGTGCGATCGGGCAGCTGTAATGTATGCCGGAAAGATCCTGGAGATCGGAGCCGTAGAGGAAGTATTTTCTCGACCGCAACACCCTTATAGCCGGCAGCTCTTATCCGAGCCGATTAGGGATATGAAGGCAAAAGAGATCTGGAAGCCTGATTTTGAAGCCAAAACCGACATTACCTCTGGTTTTGAAGGCTGTGTATTTTACGGAGAATGTCCTTATGCGGACCCTGAATGCAGAGCTGAAAAACCGGAGATGCTACAAACAGGGCAAGACCACTACATTTTGTGTAAGAAGTTAACAAAATGA
- a CDS encoding thioredoxin family protein, whose product MNKLIIPLILLASVIFTAGCTESPESATSAQEISVVENMTSLEQINTSVQEGPVLIKVGAEWCGPCQQMKPILSDLAAEYTGKVTVMSADIDQSPEIAAYFGIAYIPDSFVVVGFENGEYVYMQEDGNVTTDRFQARVLGVRDKQVYEELLERAVLYYENK is encoded by the coding sequence ATGAATAAACTAATTATACCACTAATCCTGCTCGCATCTGTAATCTTTACGGCAGGCTGTACTGAAAGCCCGGAAAGCGCCACAAGTGCCCAGGAAATAAGTGTTGTTGAAAATATGACCTCTCTGGAACAGATAAACACGTCCGTCCAGGAAGGTCCGGTTCTTATAAAAGTAGGAGCTGAGTGGTGCGGACCATGCCAGCAGATGAAACCCATCCTGAGCGACCTGGCAGCAGAGTACACTGGAAAAGTCACGGTCATGTCTGCAGATATAGATCAGAGTCCTGAAATTGCAGCGTACTTCGGAATAGCCTATATCCCTGATTCCTTTGTAGTCGTGGGCTTTGAAAACGGAGAATATGTTTACATGCAGGAAGACGGAAACGTCACTACGGACAGATTCCAGGCAAGAGTTCTGGGAGTCAGGGATAAACAGGTGTATGAAGAGCTTCTGGAAAGAGCCGTTCTTTACTATGAGAACAAATAA
- a CDS encoding cytochrome c biogenesis CcdA family protein, with the protein MSYEAISPVVAFGAGVLSVLSPCILPLLPAVLASSTGKGKLRPLAIVLGVSISFTLMGVVTSAFGAAFQAYLGQLKILAELLIITMGLAMLFEISLFNAFARFPLLAGMNEKGPISGLLLGLSLGVLWIPCVGPILASILTMVALEGSAASGALTLFIYSAGFAVPMLLLAYSAHLSTSKIKLISKYDAAFKKGAGIVLLLVGLWMAYQNHLSWLI; encoded by the coding sequence ATGTCTTATGAAGCTATTTCACCCGTGGTTGCATTTGGTGCAGGAGTTCTCAGCGTCCTGTCCCCATGCATCCTCCCCCTTCTTCCTGCAGTTCTTGCAAGTTCAACAGGAAAAGGAAAGTTAAGGCCCCTTGCTATAGTGCTTGGAGTATCTATTTCTTTCACCCTCATGGGAGTCGTGACCTCCGCCTTCGGAGCAGCTTTCCAGGCATACCTGGGACAGCTGAAAATCCTGGCAGAACTTCTGATCATTACGATGGGGCTTGCAATGCTCTTTGAGATAAGCCTGTTTAACGCCTTTGCAAGATTTCCCCTGCTTGCAGGAATGAACGAGAAAGGACCGATCTCAGGTCTTCTGTTGGGACTTTCCCTCGGAGTGCTCTGGATTCCCTGCGTGGGACCTATCCTCGCCTCAATCCTGACAATGGTAGCCCTGGAAGGAAGTGCTGCTAGCGGTGCACTGACCCTTTTCATCTATTCTGCAGGGTTTGCGGTACCCATGCTCCTGCTTGCATACTCGGCTCACCTCTCCACTTCAAAAATAAAACTCATATCAAAATACGATGCGGCCTTCAAAAAGGGAGCCGGGATAGTGCTTCTCCTTGTAGGGCTCTGGATGGCCTATCAGAACCACCTCAGCTGGCTCATCTGA
- a CDS encoding precorrin-8X methylmutase produces the protein MTTEKSANESEENLEEFTELTVEVDPELVKICTDSGARTEEAKAIYMKSRTMIREIVGNSTPEDRFRQRCVIATGDLSVADIMRFTHDPIPAGVEAIKKGAPIFVDINMVKAGITKVGHSSEVICVLDEDPNAEIANRYGITRTSAGYLAAKDKLDGSIIAIGNAPSALIMVCKLIEKGVRPALIIGLPVGFVNAAESREMVRNLKIPIPSISCVGTRGGTPMAVACVNELVAIARESEE, from the coding sequence ATGACTACTGAAAAAAGTGCTAATGAAAGCGAAGAGAACCTCGAAGAATTTACCGAGCTTACGGTGGAAGTCGATCCCGAACTTGTAAAGATCTGTACCGACTCGGGGGCAAGGACTGAAGAGGCAAAAGCCATCTACATGAAAAGCCGGACAATGATCCGGGAAATTGTCGGGAATTCCACACCCGAAGACCGTTTCCGCCAGCGCTGCGTAATTGCTACAGGAGACCTCTCGGTTGCCGACATCATGCGTTTTACGCACGACCCCATACCTGCTGGGGTTGAAGCAATTAAAAAAGGCGCTCCTATCTTTGTTGATATCAATATGGTAAAAGCCGGGATCACAAAGGTCGGTCACTCCTCGGAAGTGATCTGCGTCCTCGACGAAGACCCGAACGCCGAAATCGCCAACAGATACGGAATTACCCGGACCTCCGCAGGATACCTTGCCGCAAAAGACAAACTGGACGGCAGCATCATCGCAATCGGAAATGCCCCTTCGGCCCTCATCATGGTCTGCAAGCTGATCGAAAAAGGTGTAAGGCCTGCTCTTATAATCGGGCTTCCCGTTGGCTTCGTAAACGCAGCCGAATCCAGGGAAATGGTCCGGAACCTGAAAATTCCCATCCCTTCAATCAGCTGTGTCGGGACAAGGGGGGGGACTCCGATGGCTGTTGCCTGTGTAAACGAGCTCGTAGCAATCGCAAGGGAAAGTGAAGAATAA